One part of the Sarcophilus harrisii chromosome 5, mSarHar1.11, whole genome shotgun sequence genome encodes these proteins:
- the RPL14 gene encoding 60S ribosomal protein L14 yields MVFKRYVEIGRVAYISFGPHAGKLVAIVDVIDQNRALVDGPCSGVRRQAMPFKCMQLTDFVLKFPHSARQKYVRAAWEKEKINTKWKATRWAKKIEARERKAKMTDFDRYKVMKAKKMRNRIIKHEVKKLQKASTQKGSPKKGATQKALASKVSAKKIPAKKAEGQKAQKGQKAPGQKAPAKKGPAQKGPAQKGPAQKAAAPKAKK; encoded by the exons ATG GTGTTCAAGCGCTACGTGGAGATCGGCCGCGTGGCCTACATCTCCTTCGGGCCGCATGCCGGCAAGCTGGTAGCGATCGTGGACGTCATCGACCAGAACCGG GCATTGGTCGATGGCCCTTGCAGTGGTGTGAGGAGGCAAGCCATGCCATTCAAATGTATGCAGCTTACAGACTTTGTTCTCAAGTTCCCACACAG tGCTCGGCAGAAGTATGTCCGGGCTgcttgggagaaagaaaagatcaatacaAAATGGAAAGCCACAAGATGGGCCAAGAAGATCGAAGCCAGAGAAAGG aAAGCTAAGATGACAGATTTTGACCGTTACAAAGTCATGAAGGCCAAGAAAATg agaaacagaattaTCAAGCATGAAGTGAAGAAGCTCCAAAAGGCCTCTACCCAGAAGGGGTCCCCTAAGAAGGGAGCTACCCAGAAGGCACTGGCCTCCAAGGTGTCCGCCAAGAAGATCCCCGCAAAGAAGGCTGAGGGCCAGAAGGCCCAGAAGGGTCAGAAAGCCCCTGGCCAGAAGGCCCCAGCCAAGAAGGGACCCGCTCAGAAGGGGCCCGCCCAGAAAGGGCCCGCTCAGAAAGCAGCTGCCCCCAAGGCCAAAAAATAA